One genomic region from Jiangella sp. DSM 45060 encodes:
- a CDS encoding DUF6325 family protein, with protein MRFRPVEVLILTFPGERVDPLAVEALRGVVDMGDVTLLDIVFAAREANGDLRVVEFAEGADAFGFGGVEIAEGELVNDEDIAVVADALPPGHSAVLIAYENTWVRRVSEAVRDSGGQVALHVLIPSEAADDVLRGNS; from the coding sequence ATGAGGTTCAGGCCGGTTGAAGTATTGATCCTGACCTTCCCCGGCGAGCGGGTCGACCCGCTCGCCGTCGAGGCGCTGCGCGGCGTCGTCGACATGGGGGACGTCACGCTCTTGGACATCGTATTCGCGGCGCGCGAGGCGAACGGCGACCTCCGGGTCGTCGAGTTCGCCGAGGGCGCCGACGCGTTCGGCTTCGGCGGGGTGGAGATCGCCGAGGGCGAACTGGTGAACGACGAGGACATCGCCGTCGTCGCCGACGCGCTGCCGCCGGGACATTCGGCGGTGCTCATCGCCTACGAGAACACTTGGGTGCGCCGCGTCTCCGAAGCCGTCCGCGATTCCGGCGGCCAGGTCGCGCTGCACGTCTTGATTCCGTCGGAAGCGGCCGACGACGTGTTGAGGGGGAACTCATGA